In bacterium, one DNA window encodes the following:
- a CDS encoding alpha/beta fold hydrolase, whose amino-acid sequence DAAGVDRATLIAWSGGTNHAVMLAAEYPQRVTGLVLMGGAPSQAAGADREQRRQNVLKLFHAQHERYTGWAKLNANYFRLDFPGWLEFFFAQMLPEPHSTKAIADAFAWGLDGDPEVLIRTRDEWWSRTSFPELLSRIQAPTLLIHGTDDRIAGYAANAPFLHRAISGSTLVTLEGSGHASHLRDCVRVNRLIRDFATPPPRSRTWRHALVAKRKILWVCSPIGLGHVRRDLAIARELRQRRPGLEIHWLAAEPVKSAVAQAGEIVHPASERLLNESAHVEGRAGEHDVNLFHTVWDMDEILTANFMTFADVVEHERYDAWVGDEAWEVDHYLHENPELKTAPFVFLTDFIGMLPITGWESYEGHLCWHANAEHVEHVARYPRVRDVAIFVGDPEDVLDEPFGRDLPNMREWARAHFEFSGYTLPFDPEDYGDVGAVRQRLGYTGEEVLVIAAAGGTSVGRHLLDKIVEAYPAMARAIPHLHLVVVAGPRAPLEERRQDGLEVRGYLPELHEHLACCDGALIQGGLSTGMELIALRRPFIAFPLHNHFEQRLHVARRFRRFGHTAQMDYHEITPEGLADAVRRQLAVPAGYTPVARGGVQRATEMVARVLG is encoded by the coding sequence GGACGCCGCGGGCGTCGACCGCGCCACCCTGATCGCCTGGTCGGGCGGCACGAATCATGCCGTCATGCTCGCGGCGGAGTATCCCCAGCGTGTGACAGGGCTCGTCCTGATGGGCGGCGCGCCCAGTCAGGCGGCGGGTGCAGACCGGGAACAGCGGCGCCAGAACGTCTTGAAGCTCTTTCATGCGCAGCACGAGCGTTACACGGGGTGGGCCAAGTTGAACGCCAACTACTTCCGGCTGGACTTTCCGGGGTGGCTGGAGTTCTTCTTCGCCCAGATGCTCCCCGAGCCGCACTCGACGAAGGCCATCGCCGACGCGTTCGCGTGGGGGCTCGACGGGGATCCCGAGGTCCTGATCCGAACCCGAGACGAATGGTGGAGCCGGACATCGTTCCCCGAGCTCCTGAGTCGCATCCAGGCCCCTACCCTACTCATCCATGGAACCGATGACCGGATCGCGGGGTACGCCGCCAACGCCCCGTTCCTGCATCGGGCGATCTCCGGATCGACGCTCGTCACCCTTGAAGGCTCCGGCCACGCCAGCCACCTGCGCGACTGCGTCCGGGTCAACCGATTGATCCGCGATTTTGCCACCCCGCCGCCTCGGTCTCGGACGTGGAGGCACGCGCTCGTGGCGAAGCGGAAGATCCTCTGGGTATGTTCGCCGATCGGACTGGGCCACGTCCGGCGGGACCTTGCGATCGCCCGCGAGCTGCGGCAACGGCGGCCGGGGTTGGAGATCCACTGGCTGGCGGCCGAGCCGGTCAAATCCGCAGTGGCGCAGGCGGGGGAGATTGTTCATCCGGCCAGCGAGCGATTGTTGAATGAGTCAGCGCACGTGGAGGGGCGCGCCGGCGAGCACGACGTGAACCTCTTCCACACGGTGTGGGACATGGATGAGATCTTGACGGCGAACTTTATGACGTTCGCCGACGTGGTCGAGCACGAGCGCTACGACGCCTGGGTCGGGGACGAGGCGTGGGAGGTGGACCACTACCTCCACGAGAACCCGGAGCTGAAGACCGCTCCGTTTGTGTTCCTCACTGACTTTATCGGGATGCTGCCAATCACCGGATGGGAGTCGTACGAGGGGCACCTGTGCTGGCACGCGAACGCCGAGCACGTTGAGCACGTCGCGCGGTACCCGCGTGTCCGGGACGTGGCCATTTTCGTCGGCGACCCAGAGGATGTGCTCGACGAACCATTTGGGCGCGACCTGCCCAACATGCGCGAATGGGCGCGCGCCCACTTTGAGTTCAGCGGCTACACTCTGCCGTTCGACCCTGAGGACTACGGCGACGTCGGCGCGGTGAGGCAACGCCTCGGGTACACCGGCGAGGAGGTCCTGGTCATCGCGGCGGCCGGGGGCACCTCGGTAGGCCGCCACCTCCTCGACAAGATCGTGGAGGCCTACCCGGCGATGGCACGGGCGATCCCCCACCTGCACCTCGTCGTGGTCGCCGGGCCCCGGGCGCCGCTCGAAGAGCGGCGGCAGGACGGGCTCGAGGTTCGGGGCTACCTCCCCGAGCTGCATGAGCACCTCGCCTGCTGCGACGGGGCGCTGATCCAGGGCGGATTGTCCACCGGGATGGAGCTGATCGCGCTCAGACGCCCGTTCATTGCCTTCCCGCTCCACAACCACTTCGAGCAGCGGCTTCACGTGGCCAGACGCTTCCGGCGTTTCGGCCACACGGCGCAGATGGATTATCATGAAATCACCCCCGAGGGCCTGGCCGATGCGGTGCGCCGTCAGCTGGCCGTGCCCGCCGGCTACACGCCGGTGGCCCGCGGGGGCGTCCAACGAGCCACAGAGATGGTCGCGCGCGTTTTAGGATAG
- a CDS encoding DUF1059 domain-containing protein, giving the protein MDLKQMNLKKGKWVVANCGKFPSEKNCQLVIMAPESQRQDLIEAAATHAAKTHGHENTPQLRQELSKMLDVVEV; this is encoded by the coding sequence ATGGATCTCAAACAGATGAACCTCAAGAAGGGGAAATGGGTGGTCGCGAACTGCGGCAAGTTCCCGAGTGAGAAGAACTGCCAGCTGGTGATCATGGCGCCGGAGTCCCAGCGCCAGGACTTGATCGAAGCGGCGGCAACTCACGCGGCGAAGACCCATGGGCACGAGAACACCCCGCAGCTGCGGCAGGAGCTCAGCAAGATGCTGGACGTCGTGGAGGTCTGA